The Deltaproteobacteria bacterium nucleotide sequence CGGCACCCGCGAGGAGGTAGGTGAGCGGCGTGGAGAGCTGCCGCGCCACGGCCACGTTCACGGCCACGTAGAGCGCGGCGCCGCCGTAGAAGAGCCACGCCAAGCGGTCCACGGCGAGGACCATGTTCGGCGAGCGGCGCGCGCCGAGGCGCAGCGTGGCGTCCACCAGCCCGACGAGGAGCGCGGTCCACAGGTCCTGGTTGAGCAGCGCGGGGAGTGTCCAGCCCGAGGCGAGGCTGCTCCCCCCACCGTCGAGCGCGCGCAGCACGACGAGCGCGCCCTTCGCCACGGCGAAGACCCCGAGGAGGCAGACCGCTCGGCGGAGGGACGGATGGAGCGGCGGAGCGGAGGCTCCCTCGGTCAAGAGGCGCCGGCCAGGTTCTCGAGCTCGCGCACGACGCGGGCGAGCTCGTCGGCGAGCGCGTGCGGGCCGGTGCTGGAGAAGATGTCCACGAGCGATCGGTAGTACCAGAGCGTGCCCTGCTTGCCCCCCTTGAAGCGGTCCCACACGGCGTCGCCGATGCGGTGGAAGTCCGAAAGAATCGTGCGCGCGTTGTGCAGCTTGTCCGAGGCCGAGACGAGCCGGACCGACGGAGAGGCGTGCGGCAGGTGCGCCAGGTAGCTCTCCTTGCGCTGCCGCCAGGGGGGCTTCGGTACCACGTCGGAATCGGAGCAGCCTTCCACGATGTCGGCCACGTGATTGCCGAAACGGCGGCGGATCTCCTGCAGCGTGGCCTGGCCGCCGCGGTCCTCGACGGCGTCGTGGAGCAGCGCGCCGATGGCCTCGTCTTCGTTCGCGCCGTGCTCGAGCGCAATCGCCGTCACGCCCATCAGGTGCGAGAGATAGGGCACCTCGCTCCCCTTGCGCGTCTGATCGGCGTGCAGGCGCGCCGCGAACACCATCGCCTCCTCGAACCTGTCCGATAGGGCCATACGGCTACTCTACCCCAAAAACGGCGCGGGGCCCCGTGAAGGGGCCCCGGTAGTGGGTAGACGTTTTGGCGAGCAGCTAGGGGGACGTGGTGAAGGGAACCCGACCTCCGGTGCGCTGGGTCGAGTCACAGCAAAGGTGGGGCTTGATGCGCACCCCGCATGTCGCTGGCCCCCCGCTCACACTGCACAGACACGCGATGGTCTTTTTTTCGTGCAGGTTGTTGTTGTGAGCGGCG carries:
- a CDS encoding HD domain-containing protein, with protein sequence MALSDRFEEAMVFAARLHADQTRKGSEVPYLSHLMGVTAIALEHGANEDEAIGALLHDAVEDRGGQATLQEIRRRFGNHVADIVEGCSDSDVVPKPPWRQRKESYLAHLPHASPSVRLVSASDKLHNARTILSDFHRIGDAVWDRFKGGKQGTLWYYRSLVDIFSSTGPHALADELARVVRELENLAGAS